A region from the Deltaproteobacteria bacterium genome encodes:
- a CDS encoding 1-acyl-sn-glycerol-3-phosphate acyltransferase, producing the protein MKKQIAVPLKLLRFPSENLKNSGMEVPALRQELNAHIEKLKGQFEDSIHRFQKDLKNDLKKTRHLAKNTKKRAEIEDLTLQLNQLEKKIQSLGQLKSSQTLIPPQASMLKKLNFVLSNFFSFRTYKRLLFGVQRFDKIDFDDFGRDPSLEKKLKPFFDFLYHKYWRVKVEGVENIPNQGRALIVANHSGTLPFDGAMIRLAVTNDHPAARDVRFLVEDFVYYLPFLGTLMYRIGGVRACPENAERLLKANHLVTVFPEGEKGIGKSYKQRYHLQRFGRGGFIKIALKTKAPIIPVAVIGAEETHPLLYKTGFLAKPFGIPYVPITPTLPWLGIPGLLGLPAHWTLHFGKPISLEKYDSKALEDELLIHKLSEMVRQNIQEMIREGLKKRRSIWFG; encoded by the coding sequence ATGAAAAAACAAATAGCTGTTCCTCTTAAACTTTTACGGTTTCCAAGCGAAAATTTAAAAAACTCGGGAATGGAAGTTCCAGCCCTTCGTCAAGAACTCAATGCGCACATCGAAAAGCTCAAAGGACAGTTTGAAGATAGCATTCATCGTTTTCAGAAAGATTTAAAAAATGACCTGAAAAAAACCCGACATCTTGCAAAAAATACAAAAAAGCGTGCGGAAATAGAAGATTTAACTCTTCAACTGAATCAGCTTGAAAAGAAGATTCAGTCCTTAGGACAATTAAAATCCTCTCAAACGCTTATCCCTCCTCAGGCTTCGATGCTTAAGAAATTGAATTTCGTCCTCTCAAATTTCTTTTCCTTCAGAACTTACAAAAGGCTGCTCTTTGGCGTACAACGTTTTGACAAAATCGATTTTGACGATTTTGGTCGTGATCCTTCCTTAGAAAAAAAGTTGAAGCCTTTCTTCGATTTTCTCTACCATAAATATTGGCGGGTCAAAGTGGAAGGGGTGGAAAACATTCCCAATCAGGGCCGTGCACTCATCGTCGCCAATCACTCCGGCACCCTCCCTTTCGATGGAGCGATGATTCGCCTGGCCGTCACCAACGATCATCCTGCCGCACGTGACGTCCGCTTTTTGGTAGAAGATTTTGTCTACTATCTCCCTTTTTTGGGAACCTTGATGTATCGCATTGGTGGCGTCCGCGCCTGTCCTGAAAATGCGGAGCGCTTGCTCAAGGCCAATCATTTGGTCACCGTGTTTCCCGAAGGCGAAAAAGGTATCGGAAAAAGTTACAAACAGCGTTATCACCTGCAACGCTTTGGTCGCGGGGGATTTATCAAAATTGCCCTTAAGACTAAAGCCCCTATTATTCCCGTAGCAGTCATCGGCGCTGAAGAAACCCATCCCCTGCTTTACAAAACCGGCTTTCTTGCCAAACCTTTTGGCATTCCTTATGTGCCCATTACGCCCACATTACCCTGGCTGGGAATCCCAGGTCTGCTAGGTCTGCCAGCCCATTGGACCCTCCATTTTGGAAAACCCATATCCCTTGAAAAGTATGACAGCAAAGCCTTGGAGGATGAACTTCTGATTCACAAACTCTCTGAAATGGTGCGGCAAAATATTCAGGAAATGATCCGAGAAGGATTAAAAAAACGACGTTCAATTTGGTTTGGATAA
- a CDS encoding NAD-dependent epimerase/dehydratase family protein: MMQNKKHKPLQNRHIALIGTSGFKGRTLLKKLEADSKIKKLIVIDRKRPPFELKKAKFYKLDLTENLADARLAEIFSEEKIHTVIHTAIPSSPPQNNSLSHEIISVGSMYICNAAAAAQVQKFILVSSTMVYGAFANNPNFMSETHPLRGGIKNKFLADKVDAEKSVMKLAQKHPEMTVTILRTATLIGPTVQSYKTRYLSRPMLLTILGYDPLIQFLHEDDCIEALQLAVEKDIAGVFNVVAEGVLPLSRVLHILRKIEFPLPEFIAKNVVQSLWYLNISPAPKSLLNFLKYLCVADGEKAKKELGFHPKYSSREALLTFVGAERLRDVALDIPEEVLS; the protein is encoded by the coding sequence ATGATGCAAAACAAAAAACATAAGCCTCTCCAAAATCGTCACATTGCCTTGATAGGCACCAGCGGCTTCAAAGGCCGCACCCTTTTGAAAAAACTCGAAGCCGATTCTAAAATCAAGAAGTTGATTGTCATCGACCGCAAACGCCCCCCTTTTGAACTAAAAAAAGCAAAATTCTATAAATTAGATCTCACCGAAAATTTGGCCGATGCACGGCTTGCGGAAATTTTCAGTGAAGAAAAAATTCATACCGTCATTCATACGGCTATCCCCAGTAGCCCCCCCCAAAACAATTCCCTGTCTCACGAAATTATTTCAGTGGGAAGTATGTATATTTGCAATGCCGCAGCGGCAGCTCAAGTACAAAAATTCATTTTAGTTTCTTCAACCATGGTCTATGGCGCCTTTGCCAATAACCCCAATTTCATGAGCGAAACGCATCCCTTGCGGGGGGGAATTAAAAACAAATTTTTGGCCGACAAGGTGGATGCTGAAAAATCGGTGATGAAACTCGCACAAAAACATCCCGAGATGACGGTCACTATTTTAAGGACAGCCACACTGATTGGCCCCACGGTACAAAGTTATAAAACACGTTATTTGTCACGTCCCATGCTTTTGACCATTTTGGGTTATGACCCTCTCATCCAATTTTTACATGAAGACGATTGTATCGAGGCCCTCCAACTGGCTGTAGAAAAAGACATCGCTGGAGTTTTTAATGTCGTGGCAGAGGGTGTTCTTCCACTCTCTCGAGTCCTTCATATCTTAAGAAAAATAGAGTTCCCGCTTCCGGAATTTATTGCCAAAAATGTGGTTCAATCGCTGTGGTACCTAAATATTTCTCCCGCCCCAAAAAGCCTTCTCAATTTTCTCAAATACCTTTGTGTTGCCGATGGAGAAAAGGCTAAAAAAGAATTGGGCTTTCATCCTAAATATTCCTCTCGGGAGGCCTTGCTTACTTTTGTGGGAGCAGAACGCTTACGCGACGTAGCCTTGGATATTCCAGAAGAGGTCCTGTCATGA